The genomic DNA TGGATATTTTGGTATATGAAAGAgactaaaatcaaaatataatgtaGAGTCCATGGAATTTTTAGTAATCAATGTTGCTTACGGGTTTATACGAGACTTGAACCAgtcaagaaaaaggaaaaacatttaAAAGGGTGAGTGGAAGCCAGCCAGATGGGTTGAACATCCAACACTGGTATGACTCTTCTTATCAAAAGtgattattttccaaatttttagaCAACGTAATGGGACATGACTGACTggtattttattacaaaaaactTCCATAAAACCTGGTTCAACACTGAGTTTCAGAATTCTGAGTTGATTAcaacatgaaaaatgaaatgagaactttgcattttacaacatttttttttcatcattgacAAAACTAGGTTTATTAGGACATAGAACTAAGATGGGAGTGACTTTAGTTTTGGGATGGATGGGTTGATGACGAGTGAGACTTAAGTACCATTCCAAAAGAGGGATTTGTACTGCTGTAACCGCCATCCACCACCAAGTTGATCCCGCTAACGTACTTGGAGTCATCGCTCCCCAGATACAAGGCTGCCTCTGCGATGTCTTCCGCCTCTAACACCACACCTTTTAGGTTGGCCGCAGAGCAAACCAACTCTTCAACCTTCCTCTTCTCCATTATTCCTAATCCTTTCCTTAATATAGGCGTTGCCACTCCGAACGGAGATATGCAATTAACTCTTATCCCATATTGTCCCAACTCCACACATAAGTTGTTGGCAAGTCCCACCACAGCATGCTTCGATGCCACATATGCATGTGTGGCGCCCACTGAAACAACCGAAACTGCACTTGAAGTAAATATAATACATCCTGTCTTAGCCGGAATCATAACTCTAGCGGCATGCTTAGCGGCCAAGAAGGCCCCATACACATTCACATCGAAAACCCGTTTAAAGTTTGTATTATCGACGAGTAAGATTCCTGACTCCATTTCGCCTGAGATGCCGGCGTTGCTGAACATGATGTCGAGCTTCCCATATTTGGATATGGCAGTGTCGACGGCGTTTTGGACGTCGGAGTCGCATGTTACATCGCAGTGGACATAGAAAACAGTTTCTTCTGGACCAATTTCTTTGCAAACGGAGAGCCCAAGTTGGTCTTGGACATCTGCGACTATGACCTTGGCCCCGTGTTTCACAAATAACTTGGCAGTGGAGGCGCCTATGCCACTGGCTCCACCAGTTATTAATGCCACCTTACCGGCTAACCTGCAAAACAAAAGAAGCATTGATTAGTACATGAGAAACATCTCATAAAGATATTTAAGTGGTCTGGAGTACTGAAtctgttaataaaaaaatgaagatcaCAAGCAAAAAGCCTAACTATCATCGGCTTACCTCTGGGTGAGGGGAATGGCAGCACTCATTTCTGCTGTGTGATGGAGAAGAGGAAAGATCTGGGGACTTTTTCTGCTCAATGTTTTTCTATGCCTTTATAGGACAAAATTCTCAATAATGGACTTCACAAGTCACAACTTCCAAGTcggtgatttaaaaataaaagtacttCTAGAAGCCCAGGACTGGAGCGGCTAAATTTCTGTAGAATCGCAGTGGCCTACGTGAGTCTTACAGCTATATTGAAAGTATCttaatccatatatatatatatagaatttatcctagaaatattattaattagtCACTGATatgttaaatttattaataaaatatgaaatgaagCCAAATGGCTTGCTGGAAAAGACAAACTAGGTGTTCGAAGTTAATTacaaaacttttagaaaaatgttAATTTGTAACATTTCTGTGTTTACCATATTTGATTAGATAATTAGTGAATGAATAATGGACAAAGGAAATAGTTTTTGGGTGCCAATTTCTTTGCAAACAGAGCACCCGAGCTTctggttaatatatatatatatatatatatatcttgatgaaagttctatttatttatttacaaaattctAGAAGATTATTTTAGTGAAAGCTCTAAATGAAGGAATTATTTGacacttaagtataatttaaaattgacatTACTTAAAAAGAAATGGGTGTTAGATGGGGAATAATAAAGAAGTTTATTTTAAAGTCATTTGAGTAATTTGAACttgttttacatttttactTACATTAACCTTTTAGTATGGTTTTAGGAATCAGACCGACTGGTCCAATGGTCAGCCAGTTACCATTTCGGATCGATTCAATCATTTGAACTGCTTACGGGTTGAATTGGCATCGGATTGGCGATTGGATTGGTGAATCGACCAATTTCCCTTGAATCAAACGATTcacaatttttattcattatttattccATCAAAACAACgccattttgatttttatataaaccatttttttaaccCCCTCCACCCAATACACCACGCGTTGTCGTCGTTTGAGCTACGACCGGAGCCGCAACCTCTCATGCTAATGATGACCCACCATATTCCAAATCTGACCTCTCATTTTGAGTTGAACTTTGGAATCttgcaattattatttttttaatatttaatattttataattttattcaatattgATTTGTTGAATTAGAATCtcaatattcatttaaatttgaaatttcatttgaataattaaatcatttatttagattttatatatttgtttagtttatttccattttatttattttgatttctaaaatatctaatttgagtttaaataaattaataaaatcattaaaaacattaaaaattaaaataaacttttgaaaacaatcaataaattgttcccattttaaaataattttaaataaaatttttatttcaaaataaatttcaaattccttattttatttttataattgttgaTGAGAtgaatgataattaaaattgttattcTTGTTTATAATTCGATAGATTagacataatttatttttatttttttttattttttattataatcttaataatatataaaatatatatatttataacgtTATCGATTTGATTATGGTTCAACTGCAGGtctaattaatgaattatgaatcaataattttttcaatttaactATTACTCTAATCATGAAAACATTGCATTTTAGCTTAATATTAGTAAAAAAGtcataaactaataaaattattgatttaataGAAGAAATTTATAGAGATCTCTTATTAGTCCTTAAAGAGCcataacaaatttatttgtttcaacaaaaatgaaatgaattaattcatattttattggtTAGAAGATAAATCTAACCATTTGTTACTTACGGAAAACaaatcatataattaattacaagtTGACATGTGATAATCAAAAGATGTataaaaagtaatgaaatttcataaaataaaataaaaagaaacttttGAATACAATGACATTTTACGGTATTCATATGATTAAAAGATAATACTTAAACGATTAAAAATTAtgtcttttataaaaaaaatatagtaatttttatataaatatattaaacttggattttactttttctttttttcttttaaatgcgAACACACTCCGTTCACTctcaaaagtcaaaaataaaataaaaatacaatgatGCATGTGCTTCATGCTAGAATGAAGGAGTGCAACAACTTggttctattatatttttttggagcaGAGTTGGGGTGGAATTTTTGGGAAAATATCACATACACCAAACCTAGAATACTTTAAAGCATGGGATCATCTCGTGGGGAAAGCTATCCTATCAAAATGTcgcattcaaaataaaataccCTATAAAAAATTTGGTAGAACTTGATATGAAGTGTGAAAGTTTCGTACACTTATGACTTAACCCACCATATTTCAAAGCACGAGATCACCTTTCAGAGATCCTAATAATTATTTCGATTATACACACCCCTCTG from Vitis riparia cultivar Riparia Gloire de Montpellier isolate 1030 chromosome 8, EGFV_Vit.rip_1.0, whole genome shotgun sequence includes the following:
- the LOC117919821 gene encoding secoisolariciresinol dehydrogenase-like translates to MSAAIPLTQRLAGKVALITGGASGIGASTAKLFVKHGAKVIVADVQDQLGLSVCKEIGPEETVFYVHCDVTCDSDVQNAVDTAISKYGKLDIMFSNAGISGEMESGILLVDNTNFKRVFDVNVYGAFLAAKHAARVMIPAKTGCIIFTSSAVSVVSVGATHAYVASKHAVVGLANNLCVELGQYGIRVNCISPFGVATPILRKGLGIMEKRKVEELVCSAANLKGVVLEAEDIAEAALYLGSDDSKYVSGINLVVDGGYSSTNPSFGMVLKSHSSSTHPSQN